A window from Gammaproteobacteria bacterium encodes these proteins:
- a CDS encoding zinc ribbon domain-containing protein: MPIYEYACSACGKQVEVMQSINDRPLKQCPRCRRRTLKKLVSAAGFKLTGTGWYVTDFRDKQPPGKDKEADKGKAPGEKKTEGTGKEDKPSETKTKPASEAKARPAKKEGDKKKGAAE, encoded by the coding sequence ATGCCGATTTACGAATACGCCTGTTCCGCCTGCGGCAAGCAGGTGGAAGTCATGCAGTCCATCAACGACAGGCCGCTCAAGCAATGCCCGAGGTGCAGGCGCCGGACGTTGAAGAAACTGGTGTCGGCCGCCGGCTTCAAGCTCACGGGCACGGGCTGGTACGTGACCGATTTCCGCGACAAGCAGCCCCCCGGCAAGGACAAGGAAGCGGACAAGGGGAAAGCCCCCGGGGAGAAGAAGACCGAAGGCACCGGGAAAGAGGACAAGCCCAGCGAGACCAAGACCAAGCCCGCGAGCGAGGCCAAAGCCAGGCCCGCGAAGAAGGAAGGCGACAAGAAGAAGGGCGCCGCGGAGTAG
- the aspS gene encoding aspartate--tRNA ligase produces the protein MRSHYCGEVTAAQLDQTVTICGWVHHRRDHGGVIFIDLRDRAGRVQVVFDPDGREGFAVAEKVRNEYVLKITGRVRRRPPGTENPHIATGEIEILAKAIEVLNPAEALPFQIDEEGVNEETRLKYRYIDLRREQMRKNLMLRARVAGIMRRYLDAHGFIEFETPMLTKATPEGARDYLVPSRTHEGKFFALPQSPQLFKQLLMMSGMDRYYQITRCFRDEDLRADRQPEFTQLDIETSFLDVAEITAIMEDLVRTLFREAIGVELPDPFPRLTHAEAVRRFGTDRPDLRVPLELVEIGDLLKQVEFKVFSAAANSPGHRIAALRVPAAGERLSRKQIDDYTSWVANYGARGLAYIKVNDAARGRDGLQSPILKFLPDDAIAAIMQRTGAQTGDLVFFGADKNKVVNDALGNLRVRVAQDLGLVQEGWKPLWVVDFPMFEWNEDERRWDPMHHPFTSPVNLDHAALMAAPGEAIAKAYDVVLNGSEIGGGSVRIHNQTLQQTVFNLLGIDERAAQEKFGFLLEAFRYGCPPHGGIAFGLDRIVMLMSGAQSIRDVIAFPKTQTATCPLTGAPSEASEQQLRELHIKLHRPPGKPEV, from the coding sequence ATGCGTAGTCATTACTGCGGCGAGGTTACCGCCGCGCAACTGGATCAAACCGTCACGATTTGCGGCTGGGTGCATCACCGCCGCGATCACGGCGGCGTCATCTTCATTGATTTGCGCGACCGCGCCGGCCGCGTGCAGGTGGTGTTCGATCCGGACGGGCGCGAGGGCTTCGCCGTCGCCGAGAAGGTGCGCAATGAATACGTGCTGAAGATCACCGGCCGGGTGCGCCGCCGCCCGCCGGGCACTGAAAATCCGCACATTGCCACCGGCGAGATTGAAATACTGGCGAAGGCGATCGAGGTGCTCAACCCCGCCGAGGCCCTGCCATTCCAGATCGACGAGGAGGGCGTCAACGAGGAGACGCGCCTCAAGTACCGCTACATCGACCTGCGCCGCGAGCAGATGCGCAAGAACCTCATGCTGCGCGCCAGGGTCGCCGGCATCATGCGCCGTTATCTCGACGCGCACGGCTTCATCGAGTTTGAGACGCCCATGCTCACCAAGGCCACGCCGGAGGGCGCGCGTGATTACCTGGTGCCGAGCCGCACCCACGAGGGCAAGTTCTTCGCGCTGCCGCAGTCGCCGCAGCTCTTCAAGCAGCTGCTGATGATGTCGGGCATGGATCGCTACTACCAGATCACGCGCTGCTTCCGCGACGAGGACCTGCGCGCCGATCGTCAGCCCGAGTTCACGCAGCTCGACATCGAGACGAGCTTCCTGGACGTCGCGGAAATCACCGCCATCATGGAGGACCTGGTCCGTACGCTGTTCCGCGAGGCCATCGGCGTCGAGCTGCCGGATCCGTTCCCGCGCCTGACGCACGCCGAGGCCGTGCGGCGCTTCGGCACCGATCGGCCGGACCTGCGCGTGCCGCTCGAGCTGGTCGAGATCGGCGATCTGCTGAAGCAGGTCGAGTTCAAGGTGTTCTCCGCGGCCGCGAATTCACCGGGCCATCGCATCGCCGCGCTGCGCGTTCCCGCCGCTGGCGAGCGGCTGTCGCGCAAACAGATCGACGATTACACGTCCTGGGTCGCCAACTACGGCGCCAGGGGTCTGGCCTACATCAAGGTCAACGATGCCGCCAGGGGCCGTGACGGACTGCAATCACCCATCCTCAAGTTCCTGCCGGACGACGCCATCGCCGCCATCATGCAACGCACGGGTGCGCAGACCGGGGATCTGGTTTTCTTCGGCGCCGACAAGAACAAGGTCGTCAACGATGCGCTGGGCAACCTGCGCGTGCGCGTCGCGCAGGACCTCGGCTTGGTGCAGGAGGGCTGGAAGCCGCTGTGGGTCGTCGATTTCCCGATGTTCGAGTGGAACGAGGACGAGAGGCGCTGGGACCCCATGCACCACCCCTTCACCTCGCCGGTGAACCTCGATCACGCCGCGCTGATGGCGGCGCCGGGCGAGGCCATCGCCAAGGCCTATGACGTGGTGCTGAACGGCTCCGAGATCGGCGGCGGCTCGGTGCGCATACACAATCAGACCCTGCAGCAGACCGTCTTCAATCTGCTCGGCATCGACGAACGGGCCGCGCAGGAGAAATTCGGCTTCCTGCTCGAGGCCTTCCGCTACGGCTGCCCGCCGCACGGCGGCATCGCCTTCGGCCTCGATCGCATCGTCATGCTGATGTCCGGCGCGCAGTCGATCCGTGACGTCATCGCCTTCCCGAAGACGCAGACCGCCACCTGCCCGCTGACCGGCGCGCCCTCGGAGGCGAGCGAACAGCAGCTGCGCGAGCTGCATATCAAGCTGCACCGCCCGCCGGGCAAGCCGGAAGTCTGA
- a CDS encoding NUDIX hydrolase, producing MPYTCDHPHPAVTTDVVLFARDRRQLKVLLIQRAYDPYAGCWALPGGFLDAGEDLIDCALRELLEETGIHAPMLQQLHAFGRADRDPRERVITVAYYGLLPGGPVEPRAGSDADAARWHDLKRLPPLAFDHRDIIQMAVARLGKNPPPPGQSKVGGNAKRRQAAGPRSKVGAKRSKQRHSQRR from the coding sequence ATGCCGTACACCTGCGACCATCCGCACCCAGCGGTGACGACGGATGTAGTGCTGTTCGCACGCGATCGCCGGCAGTTGAAGGTGCTGCTGATTCAGCGCGCGTACGATCCGTATGCGGGATGCTGGGCGCTGCCGGGCGGATTTCTCGACGCGGGCGAGGATTTGATCGACTGCGCGTTGCGCGAACTGCTGGAGGAGACCGGCATTCACGCCCCCATGCTGCAGCAGTTGCATGCGTTCGGCCGCGCGGATCGCGACCCCCGCGAGCGGGTGATCACGGTGGCGTATTACGGCCTGCTGCCGGGCGGCCCGGTCGAGCCACGGGCGGGCTCCGACGCGGACGCGGCGCGCTGGCACGATCTCAAGCGCCTGCCCCCGCTGGCCTTCGATCACCGGGACATCATCCAGATGGCCGTGGCCCGTCTCGGCAAGAACCCGCCGCCTCCGGGCCAGTCAAAAGTCGGAGGAAATGCAAAGCGCAGACAGGCGGCAGGCCCGCGGAGTAAAGTAGGCGCAAAGCGATCGAAACAACGGCATTCGCAGCGCAGGTGA
- the nadA gene encoding quinolinate synthase NadA has product MSPPIPSIIHPHSTRFEVPPTVVESLGAGERERLREKIKRLLKEQDAVLVAHYYTDPNIQQLAGETGGYVSDSLDMARFGHEAKAQTLIVAGVRFMGETAKILNPEKRVLMPELKAECSLDLGCPPEEFSKFCDANPDRVVVVYANTSAAVKARADWMVTSSIGVDIVRYLHEQGEKILWAPDKYLGDYIQRQTGADMLLWNGSCIVHEEFKALELAALRRQYPDARVLVHPESPAPVIALADAVGSTTQLISAARKMNARRFIVATDKGIFYKMKEAAPDKEFIEAPTAGHGATCRSCAHCPWMAMNGLRNLARVLETGEGEILIDEDVRRRAVVPIERMLDFARARKRQVLGAGSA; this is encoded by the coding sequence ATGAGCCCGCCGATACCCTCGATTATTCATCCGCACAGCACCCGCTTTGAGGTGCCGCCGACGGTCGTTGAGTCGCTCGGCGCCGGTGAGCGCGAGCGGCTGCGCGAAAAGATCAAGCGGCTGCTGAAGGAGCAGGACGCGGTGCTGGTGGCGCATTACTACACCGATCCGAACATCCAGCAACTGGCCGGCGAAACCGGCGGCTACGTGTCGGATTCGCTGGACATGGCGCGCTTCGGCCACGAGGCGAAGGCGCAGACCCTGATCGTGGCCGGCGTGCGGTTCATGGGCGAGACCGCGAAGATCCTCAATCCGGAGAAGCGCGTGCTGATGCCGGAGCTGAAGGCGGAATGCTCGCTCGATCTCGGCTGCCCGCCGGAGGAATTCTCGAAATTCTGCGATGCCAATCCGGATCGCGTGGTGGTGGTCTATGCCAACACCAGCGCGGCGGTGAAGGCCCGCGCCGACTGGATGGTGACCTCGAGCATCGGCGTGGACATCGTGCGCTACCTGCACGAGCAGGGCGAAAAGATCCTGTGGGCGCCGGACAAGTATCTGGGCGACTACATCCAGCGGCAGACCGGCGCCGACATGCTGTTGTGGAACGGCAGCTGCATCGTGCACGAGGAATTCAAGGCGCTGGAACTGGCGGCGCTGCGCAGGCAGTATCCGGACGCCAGGGTGCTGGTGCATCCGGAATCTCCGGCGCCGGTGATCGCGCTCGCCGACGCGGTGGGTTCCACCACGCAGCTCATCAGCGCCGCGAGGAAGATGAACGCCAGACGCTTCATCGTGGCGACCGACAAGGGCATCTTCTACAAAATGAAGGAGGCGGCGCCGGACAAGGAGTTCATCGAGGCGCCGACGGCGGGGCACGGCGCCACCTGCCGCAGCTGCGCGCACTGCCCGTGGATGGCGATGAACGGGCTGCGCAATCTCGCGCGCGTGCTGGAAACCGGCGAGGGCGAGATTCTCATCGACGAGGACGTCCGCCGCCGCGCGGTGGTGCCGATAGAGCGCATGCTCGATTTTGCGCGGGCGCGCAAGCGGCAGGTGCTGGGCGCCGGCTCTGCTTAA
- a CDS encoding alpha/beta hydrolase: MAADIEAVVLVHGLFMRGAIMLPLALQLELAGYETHLFSYPTRAKSPAENAVALRRFIHNIATWRMHVVAHSLGGLVLRHAAAQGLSGRFGRAVTLGTPHRASATARLLARFPAGRQLLNRSLERGLLGDDLPPWPRPLSLGSVAGMLPVGLGRLLPGLPQPNDGTVAVEETRLEGMTDHIVMPVSHTGLLLRPAVAAQVASFLRHGHFQHDAAVKW, encoded by the coding sequence ATGGCCGCGGACATTGAGGCGGTGGTCCTGGTGCACGGCCTGTTCATGCGCGGCGCGATCATGCTGCCGCTGGCCTTGCAACTCGAGTTGGCCGGATATGAAACCCATCTGTTTTCCTATCCCACGCGCGCCAAATCGCCGGCGGAAAATGCCGTGGCCCTGCGCCGGTTCATACACAACATCGCCACCTGGCGAATGCATGTGGTGGCGCACAGTCTGGGCGGGCTGGTGCTGCGGCATGCCGCCGCCCAGGGGCTGTCGGGCCGATTCGGCCGGGCGGTGACCCTGGGCACGCCGCACCGGGCGAGCGCCACGGCGCGGTTGCTGGCGCGCTTTCCAGCCGGCCGGCAGTTGCTCAATCGCAGCCTGGAGCGGGGCCTGCTGGGCGATGACCTGCCGCCGTGGCCGAGGCCGCTGTCACTGGGCTCGGTGGCCGGCATGCTGCCGGTGGGCCTGGGCCGGCTGTTGCCCGGACTGCCGCAGCCCAACGACGGCACTGTCGCGGTCGAGGAAACGCGGCTCGAAGGCATGACCGACCACATCGTCATGCCGGTGTCGCACACCGGTCTTTTGCTCCGGCCCGCCGTCGCCGCGCAGGTCGCAAGCTTCCTGCGCCACGGCCATTTTCAACACGATGCCGCGGTGAAATGGTAA
- a CDS encoding YebC/PmpR family DNA-binding transcriptional regulator: protein MAGHSKWANIQHRKNAQDAKRGKLFTKLIREITVAARTGGGDPASNPRLRAAIDAALSANMTRDTVERAIKRGTGEAGGEQLEEVRYEGYGPGGVALMVDCMTNNRNRTVGEVRHAFTKGGGNLGTDGSVAYLFSKCGVLGYAPGASEEKIMEAALEAGAQDVITDEDGGIEVITAADDFGGVKDAMTAARLPPDRAEITMRAATQVSVDGEQAERMIKLLELLEDLDDVQKVYSNAAINNAVLARLSA, encoded by the coding sequence ATGGCCGGGCACAGTAAATGGGCCAATATCCAGCATCGCAAGAACGCGCAGGACGCCAAGCGCGGCAAGCTGTTCACCAAACTCATCCGTGAGATCACCGTTGCCGCCCGGACCGGCGGCGGGGATCCGGCTTCCAATCCACGCCTGCGTGCCGCCATCGACGCGGCGTTGTCGGCCAACATGACCAGGGACACCGTCGAGCGCGCCATCAAGCGCGGCACCGGCGAGGCCGGCGGCGAGCAGCTCGAGGAAGTGCGTTACGAGGGTTACGGACCCGGCGGCGTGGCGCTGATGGTCGATTGCATGACCAACAACCGCAATCGCACCGTCGGTGAGGTGCGCCACGCCTTCACCAAGGGGGGCGGCAATCTGGGCACCGACGGCTCGGTGGCGTATCTGTTCAGCAAGTGCGGCGTGCTTGGGTACGCACCCGGCGCGTCCGAGGAAAAAATCATGGAAGCGGCGCTGGAAGCCGGTGCGCAGGACGTGATCACCGATGAGGATGGTGGTATAGAGGTGATCACCGCGGCGGATGATTTCGGCGGGGTGAAGGACGCGATGACGGCCGCACGGCTGCCGCCCGATCGCGCGGAGATCACCATGCGCGCCGCGACACAGGTATCGGTGGATGGCGAACAGGCCGAAAGAATGATCAAACTGCTGGAATTGCTCGAGGACCTCGACGACGTGCAAAAGGTGTATTCCAATGCGGCGATCAACAATGCGGTGCTGGCGCGACTGTCAGCATAA
- the ruvC gene encoding crossover junction endodeoxyribonuclease RuvC, with amino-acid sequence MICILGVDPGSRVTGYGLVRTAGSRLEHVANGCIRTPQGEQAVRLHAIFEALCGVIDQFRPDEMAVEKVFVKRNIDSALKLGQARGAAIVAGASRGLPVHEFTPAQIKQAIVGRGGADKVQVQHMIKMLLRLDAQAQSDAADALAVAVCHAHTREGLRRMPQLTGSRAGRWL; translated from the coding sequence TTGATCTGCATCCTGGGCGTGGATCCCGGTTCTCGGGTGACCGGCTACGGCCTCGTACGCACCGCGGGTTCCCGGCTCGAGCATGTCGCCAACGGTTGCATCCGCACCCCGCAGGGCGAGCAGGCCGTCAGACTCCACGCCATTTTTGAGGCATTATGCGGAGTCATCGATCAATTCCGACCGGATGAAATGGCTGTTGAAAAGGTCTTCGTGAAGCGCAACATCGACTCCGCGCTGAAACTCGGTCAGGCCCGCGGCGCCGCCATCGTGGCGGGCGCCAGCCGCGGCCTGCCGGTGCATGAATTCACCCCGGCGCAGATCAAGCAGGCCATCGTCGGCCGCGGCGGCGCCGACAAGGTGCAGGTGCAGCACATGATCAAAATGTTGCTGCGCCTGGACGCACAGGCGCAGAGCGACGCGGCGGACGCGCTGGCGGTGGCGGTGTGCCACGCCCACACGCGCGAGGGCTTGCGGCGCATGCCGCAGCTGACCGGCAGTCGTGCGGGGCGGTGGCTGTGA
- the ruvA gene encoding Holliday junction branch migration protein RuvA has translation MIGRLRGKLIAKHPPLLVLEVQGVGYEVEAPMTTFYKLPELDSDISLFTHLIVREDAHLLFGFATDRERGLFRSLLKVNGIGARTALAILSGMDADQFAACVQGGDLAQLTRIPGIGKKTAERLLVEMRDRLRDWELAAKASLAATSDAGEAHDAVADAVSALIALGYRPHEASRHVHAVAGAGMNSETLIREALKNVARASGG, from the coding sequence GTGATCGGCCGGCTGCGGGGGAAGCTGATCGCGAAACACCCGCCGCTCCTGGTACTGGAGGTGCAGGGCGTGGGTTACGAGGTCGAGGCACCGATGACCACGTTCTACAAACTGCCGGAACTCGACTCCGACATCAGCCTGTTCACGCATTTGATCGTGCGCGAGGACGCCCATCTCCTGTTCGGGTTCGCCACCGACCGCGAGCGCGGTCTGTTCCGCAGCCTGCTCAAGGTCAACGGCATCGGCGCGCGCACGGCGCTGGCGATTCTTTCCGGCATGGACGCGGATCAATTCGCCGCCTGCGTACAGGGGGGCGATCTGGCGCAACTGACGCGCATTCCGGGCATCGGCAAGAAGACGGCCGAACGCCTGCTCGTGGAGATGCGCGACCGGCTCAGGGACTGGGAGCTGGCCGCGAAGGCCTCCCTCGCCGCGACGAGTGACGCCGGCGAAGCGCATGACGCCGTGGCGGACGCGGTGAGCGCGCTGATTGCATTGGGTTACCGGCCTCATGAAGCCAGCCGGCACGTGCACGCCGTGGCCGGGGCCGGCATGAACAGTGAAACCTTGATCCGCGAGGCGCTGAAAAATGTCGCCCGCGCCAGCGGCGGCTGA
- the ruvB gene encoding Holliday junction branch migration DNA helicase RuvB codes for MTDKADSLIRPVAQTDEAVFEEQIRPKRLRDYVGQPPVKEQMEIFITAAAKRRDALDHVLIFGPPGLGKTTLAHIIAHELGVNLRQTAGPVLERPGDLAALLTNLEPRDVLFIDEIHRLSPVVEEVLYPALEDFQLDIVIGEGPAARAIKLDLPPFTLVGATTRAGLLTSPLRDRFGIVQRLEFYTPVDLEAIVSRSARILNVEIDAEGAREIARRSRGTPRIANRLLRRVRDYAEVRAQGRIESEVAQRALDLLNVDMLGFDMMDRKLLLTLLQKFDGGPVGIDSLAAAIGEERGTIEDVIEPFLIQQGYLMRTARGRMATRGAWQHFGLTPPREPPLDADLFKEEGA; via the coding sequence ATGACCGACAAGGCAGATTCACTGATCCGGCCGGTGGCGCAGACGGACGAGGCGGTGTTCGAGGAGCAGATCCGCCCCAAGCGGCTGCGAGATTACGTCGGCCAGCCGCCGGTCAAGGAGCAGATGGAGATCTTCATCACGGCGGCGGCAAAGCGGCGCGACGCGCTGGATCACGTCTTGATCTTCGGGCCGCCGGGGCTGGGCAAGACCACGCTGGCGCACATCATTGCCCATGAGCTTGGCGTCAACCTGCGCCAGACCGCCGGCCCCGTGCTCGAGCGCCCCGGCGATCTGGCGGCGCTGCTGACCAATCTCGAGCCCCGCGACGTGCTGTTCATCGACGAGATCCATCGCCTGAGCCCGGTAGTGGAGGAGGTGCTCTATCCGGCGCTGGAGGACTTTCAACTCGACATCGTGATCGGCGAGGGACCGGCGGCGCGCGCCATCAAACTCGACCTGCCGCCCTTCACCCTGGTCGGCGCCACCACGCGCGCGGGCCTGCTGACCTCGCCGTTACGCGATCGTTTCGGTATCGTGCAGCGGCTGGAGTTCTACACCCCCGTCGATCTTGAAGCCATCGTCAGCCGCTCCGCGCGCATCCTGAACGTCGAGATCGACGCGGAGGGCGCGCGCGAAATCGCCCGCCGCTCGCGCGGCACGCCGCGCATCGCCAACCGGCTGCTGCGCCGGGTGCGCGATTATGCCGAGGTGCGCGCGCAGGGGCGCATCGAGAGCGAGGTCGCCCAGCGCGCGCTGGACCTGCTCAATGTCGACATGCTGGGATTTGACATGATGGATCGCAAGCTGCTGCTGACCCTGCTGCAAAAATTCGACGGCGGGCCCGTGGGCATCGACAGCCTGGCGGCCGCCATCGGCGAGGAGCGCGGTACAATCGAGGACGTCATCGAACCGTTTCTCATCCAGCAGGGTTATCTCATGCGCACCGCGCGCGGGCGCATGGCCACCCGCGGCGCCTGGCAGCACTTCGGCCTCACGCCGCCGCGCGAGCCGCCGCTTGACGCGGATTTGTTCAAGGAGGAGGGTGCTTGA
- the ybgC gene encoding tol-pal system-associated acyl-CoA thioesterase, producing the protein MKQRRRSAEFVWPVRVYYEDTDAGGVVYYANYLKFMERARTEWLRQLGFEQDQLLRDAGIVFPVRRLTVEYFRPARFNEQLRIMSKIINPARASLEFQQRVLRRDDTLLCQGAVTVACVDARTFRPKPLPDNLRAEIEHAS; encoded by the coding sequence TTGAAGCAGCGCCGCCGATCGGCGGAATTTGTCTGGCCGGTGCGGGTCTATTACGAAGACACCGATGCGGGCGGTGTGGTGTACTACGCGAATTATCTCAAGTTCATGGAGCGGGCGCGCACGGAATGGCTGCGGCAACTGGGATTTGAACAGGATCAGTTGCTGCGCGATGCCGGCATTGTGTTTCCGGTGCGGCGGCTCACCGTCGAGTATTTCAGACCAGCGCGGTTCAACGAACAATTGAGGATTATGAGCAAAATCATCAATCCAGCGCGGGCCAGTTTGGAGTTTCAACAGCGCGTCCTGCGCCGGGATGATACCCTCCTGTGCCAGGGGGCGGTGACCGTGGCCTGCGTGGACGCGCGAACCTTCAGACCGAAACCCCTGCCCGACAATCTGCGTGCGGAGATCGAACATGCAAGTTGA
- the tolQ gene encoding protein TolQ, producing MQVDFSIASLVLNASWLVKFVMAVLLFASLWSWTVIFAKRSLLNRARKNAEEFETRFWNADDLAALYGRLNQGRRQPSGMEKIFEAGFKEFARLRKREGIQPMAILEGAQRAMRVALNREIEDMETHLPFLATVGSVSPYIGLFGTVWGIMNSFQALSNVHQATLAMVAPGISEALIATAMGLFAAIPAVIGYNRYANDIERLYSRYDIFLEEFSSILQRQAHV from the coding sequence ATGCAAGTTGATTTCTCCATCGCCAGCCTGGTGCTGAACGCCAGCTGGCTCGTCAAATTCGTGATGGCGGTGCTGCTGTTCGCCTCGCTGTGGTCATGGACCGTCATCTTCGCCAAGCGCAGCCTGCTCAACCGGGCGCGCAAGAACGCCGAGGAATTCGAAACCCGCTTCTGGAACGCGGACGATCTGGCGGCGCTCTACGGACGCCTGAACCAGGGCCGCCGCCAGCCCAGCGGCATGGAGAAGATCTTCGAGGCCGGGTTCAAGGAGTTCGCGCGGTTGCGCAAACGCGAGGGCATACAGCCCATGGCCATACTGGAGGGGGCGCAGCGCGCCATGCGGGTGGCATTGAACCGCGAGATCGAGGATATGGAGACGCACCTGCCGTTTCTGGCGACGGTCGGTTCGGTCAGCCCCTACATCGGCCTGTTCGGCACGGTGTGGGGCATCATGAATTCCTTCCAGGCGCTCAGCAACGTGCATCAGGCGACGCTGGCGATGGTGGCGCCCGGCATCTCCGAGGCGCTGATCGCGACCGCCATGGGCCTGTTCGCCGCCATTCCCGCGGTCATCGGCTACAACCGTTACGCCAATGACATTGAGCGATTGTACAGTCGCTACGATATTTTCCTTGAGGAATTTTCCTCGATTTTGCAACGTCAGGCGCATGTTTAG
- the tolR gene encoding protein TolR — protein sequence MSDMNVVPYIDVMLVLLIIFMVTAPLVTQGVKVDLPQAPSEVVDTSNKEPVMITVDAEGRYYINFGDDPKKPVDLETLLTRVSALAKYTPGIPVLVGGDRNVPYGRVVELMAALSSAGVGGVGLLTESPEKPGK from the coding sequence ATGTCCGACATGAACGTCGTGCCGTACATCGATGTCATGCTGGTGTTGCTCATCATCTTCATGGTCACGGCGCCGCTGGTGACCCAGGGTGTCAAGGTCGATCTGCCGCAGGCGCCTTCGGAGGTTGTCGATACCAGCAACAAGGAACCGGTGATGATTACGGTGGACGCGGAAGGCCGCTATTACATCAACTTCGGCGATGATCCGAAGAAGCCCGTGGATCTCGAAACATTGCTGACACGCGTCAGTGCACTCGCCAAATACACGCCCGGCATTCCGGTGCTGGTCGGCGGGGATCGCAACGTGCCCTACGGACGGGTGGTGGAGCTGATGGCCGCGTTGAGCAGCGCCGGCGTCGGCGGCGTGGGACTGTTGACGGAATCGCCTGAAAAACCGGGGAAGTGA
- the tolA gene encoding cell envelope integrity protein TolA, protein MQQPRIDRFQAFVWAVALHVAALILLMVSLHFNKPQVITPPSSRVMNAVAVDQNKVEAEINKLREQDQKKLDQQKALEEKRKAEEKKIEDLKQEQEKLKQQKEEEQKRLKEVEAQKQKQEEEKAKIEAEKQKALAEKKQLEDEKKQAEEQKRKAEADKKRQAEEKKKALEAQRRQEAEELEKQRQQELDAAEKAREAQEQAKADKSLIDQYAAQIKDKIEGVFINPVPEQDLSCKIFVRLSPAGDVLEAKIVESSGNPAFDQQANTAVFAAQPLPVPADPRVFDKMRAFNFIFHPTR, encoded by the coding sequence TTGCAACAGCCACGCATCGATCGCTTTCAGGCGTTTGTATGGGCCGTGGCCCTGCACGTCGCCGCCCTGATCCTGCTGATGGTCAGCCTGCACTTCAACAAACCGCAGGTCATCACGCCGCCGTCGAGCCGGGTCATGAACGCCGTGGCCGTCGATCAGAACAAGGTCGAAGCGGAGATCAACAAACTGCGGGAGCAGGATCAGAAAAAACTGGACCAGCAAAAGGCCCTGGAGGAAAAGCGCAAGGCGGAGGAAAAAAAGATTGAGGATTTGAAACAGGAACAGGAAAAGCTCAAACAGCAAAAAGAGGAGGAACAGAAGCGTCTGAAGGAGGTCGAAGCACAAAAACAGAAGCAGGAAGAGGAAAAAGCGAAGATAGAAGCGGAAAAGCAGAAGGCCCTGGCCGAGAAAAAGCAGCTGGAGGATGAGAAGAAACAGGCCGAGGAACAGAAGCGCAAGGCGGAAGCGGACAAGAAACGCCAGGCCGAGGAAAAAAAGAAGGCGCTGGAGGCGCAAAGACGTCAGGAAGCGGAGGAGCTGGAGAAACAACGGCAACAGGAGTTGGATGCCGCGGAAAAGGCGCGCGAGGCGCAGGAACAGGCAAAGGCGGACAAGAGTCTCATCGATCAGTATGCGGCCCAGATCAAGGACAAGATAGAAGGTGTGTTCATCAACCCGGTGCCGGAGCAGGATTTGTCCTGCAAGATATTTGTGCGCTTGAGTCCGGCCGGGGACGTGCTGGAGGCGAAAATTGTGGAATCGAGCGGTAATCCGGCCTTCGATCAACAGGCCAACACCGCCGTGTTCGCGGCGCAGCCCCTGCCGGTGCCGGCCGACCCGCGCGTGTTTGATAAGATGCGGGCCTTCAATTTTATTTTTCATCCCACGAGGTAG